A section of the Subtercola frigoramans genome encodes:
- a CDS encoding glycine--tRNA ligase, translating to MADQSRLDAVITLAQHRGFVFPSGDIYGGTRSAWDYGPLGVALKENIKKQWWNNFIRQRRDMVGLDSAVILPSAVWEASGHVKVFSDPLTESLITHKRYRADHLFEAYEAEHGFPPANGLDDIADPEHPNKVGQWSPIRQFSGMLKTYLGVVDDETGLHYLRPETAQGIFTNFANVLQTSRKKPPFGIGQIGKAFRNEITPGNFIFRTREFEQMEIEFFVKPGTDEEWHQKWMDAVWDWFIELGMTPENIRWFEHPKDKLSHYSKRTVDIEYKFNFTGSEWGELMGVANRTDFDLKTHTDASGKDLSYFDQANNERYIPYVIEPSFGLTRALMAFLLDSYDEEQVPNAKGGTDKRTVLHLDPRLAPVKVAVLPLSRNDTLIPLAQKIADDLSLSWDVDYDDTQAIGRRYRRQDEIGTPYCVTVDFDSLEDNAVTVRDRDSMKQERVPIVVLQGYLAERLVGA from the coding sequence ATGGCCGACCAGTCCCGACTCGATGCAGTCATCACGCTCGCGCAGCACCGCGGTTTCGTCTTTCCTTCGGGAGACATCTACGGTGGCACGCGGTCGGCGTGGGACTACGGGCCCCTGGGAGTGGCGCTCAAGGAGAACATCAAGAAGCAGTGGTGGAACAACTTCATCCGCCAGCGCCGCGACATGGTTGGCCTCGATTCGGCGGTCATCCTGCCGTCGGCCGTCTGGGAGGCTTCGGGGCACGTCAAGGTGTTTTCCGACCCGCTCACCGAGTCGCTCATCACGCACAAGCGGTACCGCGCCGACCACTTGTTCGAGGCTTATGAGGCCGAGCACGGGTTCCCCCCGGCGAACGGGCTCGACGACATCGCTGACCCCGAGCATCCGAACAAGGTCGGCCAGTGGTCGCCGATTCGCCAGTTCTCGGGGATGCTCAAGACCTACCTCGGCGTCGTGGATGACGAGACGGGCCTGCACTACCTGCGCCCCGAGACCGCCCAGGGCATCTTCACGAACTTCGCCAACGTGCTGCAGACGAGCCGCAAGAAGCCGCCGTTCGGCATCGGCCAGATCGGCAAGGCTTTTCGCAACGAGATCACGCCCGGCAACTTCATCTTTCGCACGCGCGAGTTCGAGCAGATGGAGATCGAGTTCTTCGTAAAGCCCGGCACCGATGAAGAGTGGCACCAGAAGTGGATGGATGCTGTCTGGGACTGGTTCATCGAACTCGGTATGACGCCAGAGAACATCCGCTGGTTCGAGCACCCGAAAGACAAGCTGTCGCACTACTCGAAGCGCACGGTCGACATCGAGTACAAGTTCAACTTCACGGGCAGCGAGTGGGGTGAGCTGATGGGCGTGGCGAACCGCACCGACTTCGACCTGAAGACGCACACCGACGCCTCGGGCAAAGACCTGAGCTATTTCGACCAGGCGAACAACGAGCGGTACATTCCGTATGTGATCGAGCCGTCGTTCGGCCTGACGCGCGCCTTGATGGCATTCTTGCTCGACTCGTACGACGAGGAGCAGGTGCCGAACGCCAAGGGCGGCACCGACAAGCGCACGGTGCTGCACCTCGACCCGCGCCTGGCGCCGGTGAAGGTCGCCGTGTTGCCGCTCTCGCGGAACGACACGCTGATTCCGCTGGCGCAGAAGATCGCCGACGACCTGTCTTTGTCGTGGGATGTCGACTACGACGACACGCAGGCCATCGGGCGCCGGTACCGCCGGCAGGACGAGATCGGTACGCCGTACTGCGTCACGGTGGACTTCGACTCGCTCGAAGACAACGCCGTGACCGTGCGCGACCGCGACTCGATGAAGCAGGAGCGCGTGCCCATCGTGGTGCTGCAGGGGTACCTCGCGGAGCGGCTCGTCGGCGCGTAG
- a CDS encoding FAD binding domain-containing protein — protein sequence MFTGATSPQSGEGATNVGTRRKGTVDLNTVTEVSLARSRADLSALGPTVVPLAGGSALYGEPQHHLTGLVDLMTLGWPSLTIVEAGLEVAATCTVAELSHFPAQPGWRAHPAFYQCCTAFLAGFKVWNVATVGGNLCAALPAGPMTSLTAALDGEALVWLADGTEQRMPVTSFITGNKTTVLKPGDVLRSITLPAHALEARVAFRKIALSPIGRSGLVILGRIDPDDTFVLTVTGGTVRPIQLRYATLPPAETLQAAVLAITEWFSDAHGAADWRRGVAAVLAEEIREELA from the coding sequence GTGTTCACTGGAGCAACATCGCCGCAGAGCGGTGAGGGTGCCACGAACGTCGGCACCCGCAGAAAGGGCACCGTGGATCTCAATACCGTCACCGAGGTCTCGCTTGCGAGAAGTCGCGCAGACCTGTCGGCTCTGGGCCCGACCGTCGTGCCGCTGGCCGGCGGCTCCGCGCTCTACGGCGAGCCGCAGCACCACCTCACCGGGCTCGTCGACCTGATGACGCTCGGCTGGCCATCGCTCACCATCGTCGAGGCAGGCCTCGAGGTCGCGGCGACGTGCACGGTGGCCGAGCTCTCCCACTTTCCCGCGCAACCGGGGTGGCGCGCGCATCCGGCGTTCTACCAGTGCTGCACCGCCTTTCTGGCCGGATTCAAGGTCTGGAACGTCGCGACCGTCGGCGGTAACCTCTGCGCGGCTCTCCCGGCCGGGCCGATGACCTCCCTCACAGCTGCGCTCGACGGCGAAGCGCTCGTCTGGTTGGCAGACGGCACCGAGCAGCGGATGCCCGTGACCAGCTTCATCACCGGCAACAAGACCACCGTGCTGAAGCCCGGCGACGTTCTGCGTTCGATCACGCTCCCTGCGCACGCCCTCGAAGCGCGCGTCGCGTTCCGCAAGATCGCCCTCTCGCCGATCGGCCGTTCGGGGCTCGTCATTCTCGGGCGCATCGACCCCGACGACACCTTCGTGCTGACTGTCACCGGCGGCACGGTTCGGCCGATCCAGCTGCGCTACGCGACCCTACCCCCGGCAGAAACGCTGCAGGCCGCCGTACTGGCCATCACCGAGTGGTTCAGCGATGCGCACGGCGCCGCCGACTGGCGCCGGGGCGTCGCAGCAGTGCTCGCCGAAGAGATCAGGGAGGAGCTGGCATGA
- a CDS encoding molybdopterin-dependent oxidoreductase — protein MKFIVNGSELEAAPRAGQVLRTLLRENEHFEVKKGCDTGDCGACSVLVDGTPVHSCVYPAHRIEGHEVTTVAGLGTPEHLSPVQLKFVDAAGFQCGFCTAGMVVTASALAAEADKADADERLTDPDELPRLLKNNLCRCTGYRSIHDALHGVTNVTEKSTENHAPALEPRLGEIRRLRPLRGEGMPGETSGPRDLSHTNVGTLDDTAAPAESQATSPSVGTSERAPAGARIVTGQERYTLDVAVPGLLHLVVLRSPHAHARIVSIDTTAAENLPGVVAVLTHHDAPEKYFSTARHENRTDDPDDTLVLDSVVRFMGQRVAVVVAESVGVAEEACRLLDVVYEVLPANFNPALATTPGTPLLHADKDAEEARIADPSANLVAAMHGEYGDVAQGLAEADVTITGTWQTQRISAAALETHASIGWIDDDGRLVIRSSSQVPFLVQKELARLVDRELDTIRVFTARVGGGFGSKQEIQTEDLVALAVLKTGRPVQYEMTRTDELTVVPCRHPMNVTVTLGASSTGKLTAFAVKVLSDTGAYGNHGPGVMYHSCSESISLYNSPNKRVDAEAVYTNNMPSGAFRGYGLGQVIFAIECAMDDLAIRLGMNPFELRRLNAVGPNDPLVITHVEGDDLSFGGSYGLDQCLDLAQQALTAGNGVEAPTGDEWRIGEGMAASMIATIPPRGHFAEASITLSPLGEYTLNVGTSEFGNGTTTVHAQLAATALTTTADRITVRQSDTDLVPYDTGAFGSAGTVVAGKASLAAAAALAGRLREIAESLTGVAAGEWMLDSHGLTTGTRSLSLAELATAVSTAPVPGAGDPEGTVAPPSTVVFNDAPVGEPFEGAVAVIESTATGITATGSHAGDHRSICFNVQAFRVAVNILTGDIRILQSIQAADAGFVINPEQCRGQIEGGVAQGIGTSMFEELNIGPDGTVTTRVLRNYHLPQMADLPPTEVYFASTADDLGPYGAKSMSEAPFNPVAPALANAVRNAVGVRPYELPLSRDRVWRMLQG, from the coding sequence ATGAAATTCATCGTCAATGGGTCAGAACTCGAGGCCGCTCCCCGAGCCGGCCAGGTGCTGCGCACGCTGCTGCGCGAAAACGAGCACTTCGAGGTCAAAAAGGGCTGCGACACCGGCGACTGCGGCGCGTGCTCGGTGCTCGTCGACGGCACTCCGGTTCACTCCTGCGTGTACCCGGCCCACCGCATCGAAGGGCACGAGGTCACCACGGTGGCGGGCCTCGGCACACCAGAGCACCTCAGCCCGGTACAACTGAAGTTCGTCGACGCTGCCGGCTTCCAGTGCGGCTTCTGCACGGCCGGCATGGTGGTCACCGCGTCTGCCCTCGCCGCCGAGGCAGACAAGGCTGACGCAGACGAGAGACTCACCGACCCCGACGAACTGCCGCGCCTGCTGAAGAACAACCTCTGCCGCTGCACCGGCTACCGCTCGATCCACGACGCGCTGCACGGTGTCACGAACGTGACCGAGAAGTCGACAGAGAACCACGCACCGGCTCTCGAACCGCGGCTCGGAGAGATCCGCCGGCTCCGCCCGCTCAGGGGCGAGGGGATGCCCGGCGAAACCAGCGGGCCCCGCGATCTCAGTCACACCAACGTCGGCACGCTGGACGATACCGCCGCACCAGCCGAGAGCCAGGCCACCTCCCCCTCGGTCGGCACCTCCGAACGAGCCCCCGCCGGCGCCCGCATCGTCACCGGCCAGGAGCGCTACACCCTCGACGTCGCCGTGCCGGGCTTGCTGCACCTCGTCGTTCTGAGGAGCCCGCACGCGCACGCCCGCATCGTCTCGATCGACACCACTGCCGCCGAGAACCTGCCCGGCGTGGTCGCCGTGCTCACCCACCATGACGCGCCGGAGAAATACTTCTCCACGGCCCGCCACGAGAATCGCACCGACGACCCCGATGACACCCTCGTGCTCGACTCTGTCGTGCGATTCATGGGCCAGCGGGTCGCGGTGGTCGTCGCCGAATCGGTCGGCGTCGCCGAGGAGGCCTGCCGCCTGCTCGACGTCGTCTACGAGGTTCTGCCGGCAAACTTCAACCCCGCCCTGGCGACGACCCCCGGAACCCCGCTCCTCCACGCCGACAAAGACGCCGAAGAAGCCCGCATCGCCGACCCGTCAGCCAACCTCGTGGCAGCGATGCACGGCGAATACGGCGACGTGGCCCAGGGCCTCGCCGAAGCCGACGTAACCATCACCGGCACCTGGCAGACCCAGCGCATCTCGGCGGCAGCCCTCGAGACCCACGCCTCCATCGGCTGGATCGACGACGACGGCCGCCTGGTGATCCGCTCGAGCTCGCAGGTGCCGTTCCTCGTGCAGAAGGAGCTCGCACGCCTCGTCGACCGCGAACTCGACACGATCCGGGTCTTCACCGCCCGCGTCGGCGGCGGCTTCGGCAGCAAACAGGAGATCCAGACCGAAGACCTCGTCGCACTCGCTGTGCTGAAGACCGGCCGGCCCGTGCAGTACGAGATGACCCGCACCGACGAGTTGACCGTCGTGCCCTGCCGCCACCCGATGAACGTCACGGTCACCCTCGGTGCATCATCCACCGGCAAACTCACCGCCTTCGCCGTGAAGGTGCTCTCTGACACCGGCGCCTACGGCAACCACGGCCCGGGCGTCATGTACCACAGCTGCTCCGAGTCGATCAGCCTCTACAACTCCCCCAACAAGCGCGTCGACGCCGAAGCGGTCTACACGAACAACATGCCCTCCGGCGCCTTTCGGGGGTACGGTCTCGGGCAGGTGATCTTCGCCATCGAATGCGCGATGGATGACCTGGCCATCCGCCTCGGAATGAACCCCTTCGAGCTGCGCCGACTCAACGCGGTCGGCCCGAACGACCCCCTCGTCATCACTCACGTCGAGGGAGACGACCTGAGTTTCGGCGGCAGCTACGGGCTCGACCAGTGCCTCGACCTCGCACAACAGGCCCTCACCGCGGGTAACGGAGTCGAAGCACCCACCGGGGACGAGTGGCGCATCGGCGAGGGCATGGCGGCCTCGATGATCGCCACGATCCCGCCCCGCGGCCACTTCGCCGAAGCATCCATCACGCTCAGCCCGCTCGGCGAGTACACGCTGAACGTCGGCACCTCGGAGTTCGGAAACGGCACCACGACCGTGCACGCCCAGCTCGCCGCCACAGCCCTGACCACCACGGCCGACCGCATCACCGTACGCCAATCAGACACCGACCTGGTGCCCTACGACACTGGCGCCTTCGGTTCAGCGGGCACGGTCGTCGCGGGCAAGGCGTCGCTCGCCGCAGCAGCCGCGCTGGCCGGACGCCTGCGTGAGATCGCGGAATCGCTCACCGGCGTTGCCGCAGGCGAATGGATGCTCGATTCCCACGGACTCACGACCGGCACCCGTTCCCTCTCCCTCGCCGAGCTCGCCACCGCCGTCTCCACCGCACCGGTGCCAGGCGCGGGCGATCCGGAGGGGACTGTTGCACCACCTTCCACCGTGGTCTTCAACGACGCACCAGTAGGTGAACCGTTCGAAGGCGCGGTGGCGGTCATTGAATCGACGGCGACCGGAATCACGGCCACCGGCTCGCATGCGGGTGACCACCGCTCCATCTGCTTCAACGTGCAGGCGTTCCGGGTCGCGGTCAACATCCTGACCGGCGACATCCGTATCCTCCAGTCGATCCAGGCCGCCGACGCCGGTTTCGTGATCAACCCCGAGCAGTGCCGTGGGCAGATCGAGGGAGGGGTCGCCCAGGGAATCGGCACATCGATGTTCGAAGAGCTGAACATCGGGCCAGACGGCACTGTCACCACACGCGTGCTCCGCAATTACCACCTGCCCCAGATGGCCGACCTGCCGCCGACGGAGGTCTACTTCGCCTCGACCGCAGACGATCTGGGACCGTACGGTGCCAAGTCGATGAGCGAGGCACCGTTCAACCCCGTGGCTCCCGCTCTGGCCAACGCAGTGCGCAACGCGGTGGGCGTCAGACCGTACGAGCTGCCGCTGTCACGCGACAGGGTGTGGCGCATGCTGCAGGGCTGA
- a CDS encoding PDR/VanB family oxidoreductase translates to MTVHVLEEFDATVTELAVVASDVLLVTLERADGAVFPAWSPGAHIDLVLSPGVERQYSLCSDPADTSRWQIAVLREAAGRGGSEFVHTALSAGHTLRVRGPLNHFVFDESERYVFVAGGIGITPLLSMIRAADAAGADWTLAYAGRSEGAMAFARELRAGHPERVDIYASDVGERLALDALFADVDDSTLVYCCGPTRLLDAALELAHDWPSGRLRVERFEARDVGAPVREESFEVELELSGLTLTVPPEKTILEVVEEAGVLVLSSCREGTCGTCETPVLSGEVDHRDSVLTPEEQADNEVMMICVSRAACPRLVLEL, encoded by the coding sequence ATGACCGTGCATGTTCTCGAGGAATTCGACGCAACAGTGACGGAGCTGGCTGTGGTCGCCTCTGACGTGCTGCTGGTCACCCTCGAGCGCGCGGATGGCGCGGTCTTTCCGGCCTGGTCGCCGGGGGCCCACATCGATCTTGTGCTCTCACCGGGCGTCGAGCGACAGTACTCGCTCTGCTCAGACCCCGCAGACACGAGCCGGTGGCAGATCGCCGTCCTCCGCGAAGCTGCGGGCAGGGGCGGCTCGGAGTTTGTGCACACGGCTCTCTCTGCCGGTCACACGCTCAGGGTCCGCGGCCCGCTCAACCACTTCGTCTTCGACGAGTCCGAGCGGTACGTGTTCGTGGCGGGGGGCATCGGAATAACGCCCTTACTGTCGATGATCCGTGCTGCTGATGCCGCAGGAGCCGACTGGACGCTCGCCTACGCGGGCCGGTCAGAAGGAGCAATGGCGTTCGCGCGCGAGCTGCGGGCCGGGCATCCGGAGCGTGTGGACATCTACGCGAGCGATGTGGGCGAGCGGCTCGCGCTCGACGCCCTCTTCGCTGATGTCGACGATTCGACCCTGGTGTACTGCTGCGGCCCGACGAGACTGCTGGATGCTGCGCTCGAGCTTGCGCACGACTGGCCCTCCGGCAGGCTGAGGGTGGAGCGGTTCGAGGCGCGCGATGTGGGCGCGCCCGTGCGCGAGGAGTCGTTCGAGGTGGAGTTGGAGCTGTCTGGACTGACGCTGACCGTGCCGCCGGAGAAGACGATTCTCGAGGTGGTGGAGGAGGCGGGGGTGCTGGTTCTCTCGTCGTGCCGCGAAGGAACGTGTGGAACCTGCGAGACCCCGGTCCTCTCCGGCGAGGTCGACCACCGCGATTCGGTGCTGACCCCCGAAGAGCAGGCCGACAACGAAGTGATGATGATCTGCGTGTCGCGCGCGGCGTGCCCGAGGCTGGTACTCGAGCTGTAG
- a CDS encoding helix-turn-helix domain-containing protein, whose protein sequence is MPAITEALDLQTLQLGVTIRAARLSRGLTLVELAKLSDLSHPFLSQLERGHARPSMSSLERIARALETSQLDLLAGAADVSRIREVRADAGVHTDRCGAIVIRSNEGTTGPYAEGEGRLLVDGTAKFQPMEFRGANTSFGDYYRHAEDEFVTVVDGTIIVDLGETGIHELRAGDSLYYTGGTSHRWRSGDGQPYRLFIVKQRFVPADTIAPARTTVWSTESTAAHFSKTNDVPVATVIASALPAGAR, encoded by the coding sequence ATTCCAGCCATCACCGAAGCACTCGATCTGCAGACGCTGCAGCTGGGTGTCACCATCCGCGCTGCCCGCCTGTCGCGGGGGCTGACTCTCGTCGAACTCGCCAAACTCTCCGACCTGTCGCATCCATTCCTGAGCCAGCTCGAGCGTGGGCACGCCCGACCGAGCATGTCGTCGCTCGAGAGGATCGCACGGGCTCTCGAGACGAGCCAACTCGACCTCCTGGCCGGCGCTGCCGATGTGTCGCGCATTCGCGAGGTGCGGGCTGACGCAGGTGTTCACACCGACCGTTGCGGTGCCATCGTCATCCGCTCGAACGAGGGCACAACCGGGCCTTACGCCGAAGGGGAGGGGCGCCTTCTGGTTGATGGCACGGCGAAGTTCCAGCCGATGGAGTTCCGCGGGGCAAACACGTCGTTCGGCGACTACTACCGCCACGCCGAAGACGAATTCGTGACAGTTGTCGACGGCACCATCATCGTCGACCTGGGTGAAACCGGCATTCACGAGCTCCGGGCGGGCGACTCGCTCTACTACACCGGGGGCACCTCGCACCGTTGGAGGTCGGGTGACGGGCAGCCGTACCGACTCTTCATCGTCAAACAGCGATTCGTGCCCGCAGACACCATCGCCCCCGCTCGCACCACCGTGTGGAGCACGGAGTCGACGGCTGCGCACTTCAGCAAGACCAACGACGTGCCGGTGGCAACGGTTATCGCATCTGCTCTCCCGGCAGGCGCGCGATGA
- a CDS encoding XdhC family protein has translation MLELAEALLARVTAGQRVAVATVTRIDGSAPRSLGTAMAVDEAGSVIGSISGGCVEGAVYEACQEVLLTGVPRLEEFGYTDDDAFAVGLACGGHIEVLVQVLDSASPAPLLAELAAAAEGQPAGLAVDVGGGSPGGIQPGGVEPGGVEPGGVEPGGVEPGGVEPRGSVLGAVLAGGVEPSQGGHLSPTTTRRLLAELASRISAGRTGRVTVDCEEGPLDVLFTVRATPPRMIIFGAVDFSSALSAAAALLGYRVTICDARPVFATAARFPAASEVVVEWPSDYLARTEIDARTVVCVLTHDDKFDVPLLEVALRLPIAYVGAMGSRKTHERRLAALRQSLSAAELAALHSPIGLDLGASSPEETAVSILAEVLAAKNGASGRRLAQTEGPIHRSSEADQAIHAAHGI, from the coding sequence ATGCTCGAACTGGCCGAAGCTCTGCTCGCACGCGTAACCGCAGGCCAGCGGGTCGCCGTCGCCACCGTTACCCGGATCGACGGCAGCGCTCCTCGCAGCCTCGGAACAGCCATGGCCGTCGACGAGGCCGGCTCGGTGATCGGGAGCATCTCCGGGGGGTGCGTCGAGGGTGCCGTCTACGAGGCGTGCCAGGAGGTGCTGCTCACGGGGGTGCCCCGACTCGAAGAATTCGGGTACACCGACGATGACGCGTTTGCCGTCGGCCTGGCCTGTGGTGGTCACATCGAGGTGCTCGTCCAGGTGCTCGACTCCGCCTCTCCGGCACCGCTCCTGGCCGAGTTGGCTGCGGCAGCCGAGGGGCAACCGGCCGGATTGGCGGTTGATGTGGGCGGGGGTTCGCCTGGCGGAATCCAGCCTGGCGGAGTCGAGCCTGGCGGAGTCGAGCCTGGCGGAGTCGAGCCTGGCGGAGTCGAGCCTGGGGGAGTCGAGCCCCGTGGCAGCGTGCTCGGTGCGGTGTTGGCCGGTGGCGTTGAGCCCTCACAGGGAGGTCACCTCTCACCGACGACCACCCGTCGGCTTCTCGCAGAGCTCGCCTCGCGGATCTCGGCCGGCCGGACGGGCCGCGTCACAGTCGACTGCGAAGAGGGCCCCCTCGACGTGCTCTTCACCGTGCGGGCAACCCCGCCCCGAATGATCATCTTCGGTGCCGTCGACTTCTCCTCAGCGCTCTCGGCCGCTGCCGCCCTGCTGGGCTACCGGGTGACGATCTGCGACGCCAGGCCCGTGTTCGCGACCGCCGCCCGCTTTCCGGCAGCGTCTGAGGTAGTGGTCGAATGGCCCTCCGATTACCTCGCCCGCACCGAGATCGACGCGCGAACCGTCGTGTGCGTGTTGACGCACGACGACAAGTTCGACGTGCCGCTGCTCGAGGTCGCCCTGCGGCTGCCGATTGCCTATGTCGGAGCGATGGGTTCACGAAAGACGCACGAACGCCGGCTGGCGGCGCTCAGACAGAGCCTTTCGGCAGCCGAGCTCGCTGCCCTGCATTCGCCGATCGGCCTCGACCTCGGCGCGAGCTCTCCTGAGGAGACTGCCGTGTCGATCCTGGCCGAGGTGCTGGCTGCCAAGAACGGGGCGTCAGGCCGCCGTCTCGCGCAGACGGAGGGCCCGATTCACCGCTCCTCCGAGGCAGATCAAGCGATCCATGCCGCGCACGGCATATAA
- a CDS encoding amidohydrolase family protein: MLTIHGAVSTFIDETTEMSDDLYFEGGVVVDAPGAGAPDTSALERLDATGCVVTPGLVNAHHHLLQTAFRTLPGTRGVAMTTWLPTMAASYAAVGIDPELSHAAAMAGVAEGLLSGVTTVADHHLTWPSGCDSVGIARATASAAAELGGRLVFVRGSARDDAEEAAASAEAIVVALVPGTLNGVSSGGMLQVAVGPAGVHSDSPETFRLFGELAERFGLRRRTQANEQVDVVIALEKYGRRPLELLEEWGWLAPDVTLAHLCAVTPEEIARLAASGVTATHAPGCDLPMGWGIAPVAALREAGIVVGLGTSGGGSNDAGHLLADARLAMQVAPLVGPPLAAREVIGMATKGSALGLGRPELGSLTLGDAADACVWDVSGVADAAVADPIAGLLWASPGRRPKHVVVAGRVVVRDYRLVEHDERSIAVTLEDLLASRRHAG, translated from the coding sequence ATGCTCACGATCCACGGCGCCGTCTCCACGTTCATCGATGAAACCACAGAAATGTCGGATGACCTGTACTTCGAGGGCGGGGTGGTCGTCGATGCACCCGGCGCAGGCGCGCCAGACACGTCCGCTCTCGAGCGTCTGGATGCGACGGGCTGCGTCGTCACGCCGGGCCTGGTCAATGCCCACCACCACCTTCTGCAGACGGCGTTCCGAACTCTTCCCGGAACCCGAGGGGTCGCGATGACGACCTGGTTGCCCACCATGGCCGCATCATATGCCGCCGTCGGCATCGACCCAGAGCTCTCCCACGCGGCCGCCATGGCCGGTGTCGCGGAAGGCCTGCTCAGCGGGGTCACCACCGTAGCCGACCATCACCTGACCTGGCCGTCGGGCTGCGATTCGGTGGGCATCGCCCGGGCCACGGCGAGCGCGGCCGCAGAACTCGGCGGCCGGCTCGTCTTCGTACGCGGCTCGGCCAGGGACGACGCCGAAGAGGCCGCGGCCTCGGCTGAGGCAATCGTGGTTGCCCTGGTTCCGGGCACCCTCAACGGCGTGAGCTCCGGCGGCATGCTGCAGGTCGCGGTCGGCCCCGCCGGCGTCCACAGCGACAGCCCGGAGACCTTCCGTCTCTTCGGCGAACTCGCCGAACGCTTCGGGCTCCGCCGTCGCACCCAGGCCAACGAGCAGGTCGACGTGGTCATCGCTCTCGAGAAGTACGGGCGCAGGCCGCTGGAACTTCTGGAGGAGTGGGGCTGGCTCGCACCAGACGTCACGCTCGCTCACCTCTGCGCCGTCACTCCCGAGGAGATCGCGCGCCTGGCCGCGAGCGGCGTGACTGCAACCCACGCGCCGGGCTGCGACCTGCCGATGGGCTGGGGAATTGCTCCTGTCGCCGCCCTCAGGGAGGCCGGGATCGTCGTTGGTCTCGGAACAAGCGGCGGCGGCAGCAACGACGCCGGTCACCTGCTTGCCGATGCGCGCCTGGCGATGCAGGTCGCGCCTCTGGTCGGGCCACCGCTTGCCGCGCGCGAGGTGATCGGCATGGCGACGAAGGGGTCCGCGCTGGGGCTCGGCCGCCCGGAGCTCGGCTCACTCACCCTCGGTGACGCAGCCGACGCCTGCGTCTGGGACGTCTCGGGTGTCGCCGATGCCGCTGTCGCCGACCCGATCGCCGGGCTGCTCTGGGCCTCGCCCGGCCGACGCCCGAAACACGTCGTCGTCGCCGGCCGGGTCGTCGTGCGCGACTACCGCCTGGTCGAGCACGACGAACGCTCCATCGCAGTCACCCTCGAGGACCTCCTGGCCTCCCGCCGTCACGCCGGCTGA
- a CDS encoding amidohydrolase family protein — MSILPRPLKLLHNATLPNGELCDVHFDGGFVTAVTAPDHAAFSAADTNTALDLTGFIVLTAPAEPHAHLDKALSFDLIDPPMGDLVSAILAWREYAATMTTESIADRAREAALLLLRQGTTAIRSHVDILLGDDPLRGVRALVQVREELRGLIDIELVALASSEAPDADIEAAIALGVDLVGGAPHLSPDPSADLQRLLRLAERMHVGVDIHTDEGLTGPLTLGELSASVRHWPADRNRSAGHCVRLGTLDAEPLAEVLDEVQASDVGIISLPITNLYLQGWEHPVSTPRGLTAVRAILDRGIRFGAGADNVRDPFNPVGRSDALETASLLVTAAHLTLDEAYSAVSDGARSVMGLETAGVGVGFAAELLAVRGVSLSDVIANASADRFVIHAGNLVAQSAVTYSVAAPLHHLHEPSLVESR; from the coding sequence GTGAGCATCCTGCCTCGACCTCTGAAGCTGCTACACAACGCCACGTTGCCGAACGGCGAGCTGTGCGATGTTCACTTCGACGGCGGCTTCGTGACCGCCGTCACCGCACCGGACCACGCCGCATTCTCCGCAGCCGACACCAACACTGCACTCGACCTGACCGGGTTCATCGTTCTCACCGCCCCGGCCGAGCCGCACGCGCACCTCGACAAGGCGCTCTCGTTCGATCTCATCGACCCGCCGATGGGCGATCTGGTCTCGGCGATCCTGGCCTGGCGTGAATACGCCGCCACGATGACAACCGAGAGCATCGCTGACCGCGCACGCGAGGCCGCCCTTCTCCTGCTGCGCCAGGGAACCACCGCCATTCGAAGCCACGTCGACATCCTCCTCGGCGACGACCCCCTCCGTGGCGTCCGTGCCCTGGTTCAGGTCCGCGAAGAACTGCGGGGCCTCATCGACATCGAACTCGTCGCGCTTGCCAGCTCCGAGGCGCCCGACGCCGACATCGAAGCGGCCATCGCCCTCGGTGTCGACCTCGTCGGCGGTGCACCCCACCTCTCGCCCGACCCGAGTGCCGACCTGCAGCGACTGCTGCGCCTGGCCGAGCGGATGCACGTGGGAGTCGACATCCACACCGACGAGGGTCTCACCGGCCCTCTCACCCTCGGTGAGCTCTCGGCGAGCGTCAGGCATTGGCCAGCCGACCGCAACCGCAGTGCGGGCCACTGTGTGCGACTCGGAACCCTCGACGCGGAGCCCCTGGCCGAGGTGCTCGACGAGGTCCAGGCGAGCGACGTCGGGATCATCAGCCTGCCGATCACGAATCTCTACCTCCAGGGGTGGGAGCATCCGGTCTCGACTCCCCGTGGCCTCACAGCCGTGCGCGCGATTCTCGACAGGGGCATCCGCTTCGGAGCCGGTGCCGACAACGTGCGCGATCCCTTCAACCCCGTCGGTCGCAGTGATGCACTCGAGACGGCTTCGCTGCTCGTCACTGCCGCACACCTCACGCTCGACGAGGCATACTCGGCTGTCAGCGACGGAGCCCGCTCGGTGATGGGTTTGGAGACGGCCGGCGTCGGCGTCGGTTTCGCGGCCGAACTGCTCGCCGTTCGGGGCGTCTCGCTCTCTGATGTCATTGCCAATGCCTCGGCCGACCGTTTTGTGATCCACGCCGGCAACCTCGTTGCCCAGAGTGCCGTGACGTATTCCGTCGCGGCACCCCTCCACCACCTGCACGAACCGTCCCTAGTCGAATCGAGGTGA